From the genome of Mycetocola spongiae, one region includes:
- a CDS encoding leucine-rich repeat domain-containing protein, with amino-acid sequence MAKAHRGGLLLAAVLVFTGLSGSPAFADDTLVDFPDPQLRSCVNSWLRQDPQADITRDQAASLNSLNCNGRSITDLTGVEYVIGANQMHFHQAQISDLTPLSNLPRLQYLNVSNTPVADIGPLATLPTLRDLNIGNTLVTDLSPLAGLQNLNTLLAEGTAIPEIASIAGLPVLSVLALSGGPLRDLSPLSTFPILTTLRLRQAPGLDLHTIPTLPTVQTLLIQKNDVSDLPDLLSRFPDIRSVEIGDTRIGDLSGFVPGDISVLRLRHSEISDPSPLGVLRDSPGFYFGRLDLAGNHIVDLSGLDGPWLYQTIEALNQQVTLPPTVLGKVNKNPLRTLDGSPVIPTTTDSGVTIDPVTGDWVISETGTRSLRWIDYGDFGDDPEDPLGYYGFGGVLLQTAHQDAGLSVTNPASVTVSAGLDASFTSTSTSILGSNTVSWQYSADGLTWETIPGATETTLIVPAGSAATGTRYRALHKNDFSGEEVLSEAAILTVTPAVVEPPATTQPTVTTEPTAPVLPPGGGAGGLAGTGASGDGLLPALGAIILLLAGLGLLRRGTRRSYSTPA; translated from the coding sequence ATGGCGAAGGCTCACAGGGGCGGCCTCTTATTGGCCGCGGTGCTGGTATTTACGGGGTTATCTGGCTCCCCCGCGTTTGCCGACGATACGCTCGTGGATTTCCCCGATCCCCAGCTGCGCTCCTGCGTGAACTCCTGGCTGCGGCAGGACCCGCAGGCGGATATTACGCGCGATCAGGCGGCGTCGCTGAATTCCCTGAACTGTAATGGGCGCAGCATCACCGATCTCACGGGCGTGGAATATGTTATCGGCGCCAACCAGATGCACTTTCATCAGGCGCAGATCAGCGACCTCACGCCGCTCAGCAACCTCCCCCGATTGCAGTACCTGAACGTTTCCAATACCCCGGTCGCCGATATTGGCCCGCTCGCCACGCTCCCCACCCTGCGCGATCTGAATATCGGGAACACACTCGTCACCGATCTTTCCCCCCTGGCCGGCCTGCAAAACCTGAATACCCTCCTCGCGGAGGGTACAGCGATCCCCGAGATTGCCTCGATAGCCGGGCTCCCTGTACTGTCCGTCCTGGCGCTGAGCGGCGGTCCCCTGCGCGATCTCTCGCCCCTGTCCACCTTCCCGATACTCACCACACTGCGGTTGCGCCAGGCACCGGGCCTCGATCTTCATACGATCCCCACCCTCCCGACCGTGCAGACCCTGCTCATCCAGAAAAACGACGTATCGGATCTCCCGGATCTGCTCTCCCGTTTCCCCGATATCAGGAGCGTGGAGATCGGCGATACCCGCATCGGGGATCTCTCCGGATTCGTTCCCGGAGATATTTCCGTCCTCCGGCTGCGCCACTCCGAGATTAGCGATCCCTCCCCCCTCGGGGTGCTCCGCGACTCCCCCGGCTTTTATTTTGGGCGGCTTGACCTCGCGGGTAATCACATCGTGGATCTCAGCGGGCTCGACGGACCCTGGCTCTATCAGACAATCGAGGCGTTAAACCAGCAGGTCACGCTGCCTCCCACGGTCCTCGGCAAGGTGAATAAAAACCCGCTACGCACGCTGGACGGTTCACCCGTGATTCCCACCACAACCGATAGCGGCGTGACGATTGATCCGGTCACCGGAGACTGGGTGATCTCCGAAACAGGCACCAGATCGCTGCGCTGGATCGACTACGGCGATTTTGGCGATGATCCGGAGGATCCCCTGGGATATTACGGGTTCGGCGGGGTGCTTTTGCAGACCGCCCATCAAGACGCGGGCCTCAGCGTGACCAATCCCGCGAGCGTCACCGTGTCCGCGGGGCTGGATGCGAGCTTCACCTCCACGTCCACCTCGATTTTGGGTAGCAATACGGTGTCCTGGCAGTACAGCGCGGATGGCCTCACCTGGGAGACCATTCCGGGCGCCACCGAGACCACGCTGATCGTGCCGGCCGGCTCGGCCGCGACCGGAACCCGATACCGCGCGCTGCATAAAAACGATTTCTCCGGCGAGGAGGTCCTCTCGGAGGCCGCGATTCTCACGGTGACCCCGGCGGTCGTGGAACCCCCCGCCACCACCCAACCCACGGTCACCACCGAGCCCACCGCTCCGGTATTACCCCCGGGCGGCGGCGCGGGCGGCCTGGCCGGTACCGGGGCGAGCGGGGATGGCCTCCTGCCCGCGCTCGGCGCGATAATTCTCCTCCTCGCGGGGCTTGGGCTGCTGCGGCGGGGTACCCGTCGCAGCTACTCAACACCGGCCTGA
- a CDS encoding leucine-rich repeat domain-containing protein, producing the protein MKTARTAVLALAALLILPGFAAAPAIAAPVVVNMPDPELRACLNSRLGQPAEAEITAEQLARLQAINCSGRPIADLTGIEYMSAAYSLGFYETKITDLTPLTTLPRLTILNVVDAPLSDLGPLRALPQLTSLGIDNTQVGDLSPLTGLQALNTLRAENTPITSITPLAGLPLLQYVQLGGNVLSDVSTLATLPALTDLILRPVPEVLPATIPPLPGLTRLTIENSTVVDANRLLAGSPKLQYARLDNTRIADLGGFQAGELRELILSNSLITDPTPLAVLATAPGFTYGDLDLSGNRIADIGGLAGAWEKQKLVLSGQRVTLPAQLLGVVQENPVRTLDGSPLIPTSTGGGVDIDPVTGNWVFTEPGAHTLSWDDAQQFPVPPGTGPGYYIFTGAILQEATRESDLSVTDPRDLTVTAGQDATFTSTASSTGGTLSVSWQSSPDGETWTTIPGATHTTLTVPAAEAVTGTRYRALHKNDVTGQEALSTSALLTVTPAVVGPPTTPEPTPPTTVPPTDPADRPGGGLAGTGAEQGPLFLSLGLMFMLLLAGAGLLYRGGNRSPRGEAG; encoded by the coding sequence ATGAAAACTGCACGCACGGCCGTTCTGGCCCTCGCCGCCCTGCTGATCCTGCCCGGATTTGCGGCGGCACCCGCGATCGCCGCGCCCGTGGTGGTGAATATGCCCGATCCGGAGCTGCGCGCGTGCCTGAACTCCCGGCTGGGTCAGCCCGCCGAGGCGGAGATCACCGCGGAGCAGTTGGCGCGCCTCCAGGCCATCAACTGTAGTGGGCGACCGATCGCGGATCTCACCGGAATCGAATACATGAGCGCCGCCTACTCCCTGGGGTTCTACGAGACAAAAATCACCGATCTGACCCCGCTGACCACCCTGCCCAGGCTCACCATCCTCAACGTCGTTGATGCGCCGCTATCCGATCTTGGCCCGCTCCGCGCCCTGCCCCAGCTCACTAGCCTCGGCATCGATAACACACAGGTCGGGGATCTATCCCCCCTGACCGGGCTGCAGGCGCTTAATACGCTGCGGGCGGAGAACACCCCGATCACCTCGATCACGCCCCTCGCCGGGCTCCCCCTGCTGCAATATGTGCAACTCGGCGGAAACGTGCTGAGCGATGTCTCCACCCTAGCCACGCTTCCGGCACTGACCGATCTGATCCTGCGCCCGGTACCCGAGGTCCTCCCGGCAACGATCCCCCCGCTGCCCGGGCTGACCCGCCTGACCATCGAGAACAGCACGGTCGTGGATGCAAATCGTCTCCTGGCCGGTTCCCCGAAGCTTCAATATGCGCGGCTGGATAATACCCGCATCGCTGACCTCGGCGGTTTTCAGGCCGGGGAGCTGCGGGAGCTCATCCTCAGTAATTCCCTAATCACCGATCCCACTCCCCTGGCCGTTCTGGCGACGGCGCCGGGGTTCACCTATGGCGATCTGGACCTCTCGGGCAATCGGATCGCGGATATTGGCGGGCTCGCCGGGGCCTGGGAAAAACAGAAGCTGGTCCTCAGCGGGCAGCGGGTCACGCTGCCCGCTCAGCTCCTCGGTGTGGTCCAGGAGAACCCGGTGCGCACGCTGGATGGCTCGCCGCTGATCCCCACCTCCACCGGCGGCGGGGTGGATATCGATCCGGTCACGGGCAATTGGGTATTCACCGAGCCGGGCGCCCATACGCTGAGCTGGGATGACGCGCAGCAGTTCCCGGTACCCCCCGGGACCGGGCCCGGCTATTACATCTTTACGGGCGCAATCCTTCAGGAGGCCACCCGGGAGTCCGATCTATCCGTGACCGACCCGCGGGACCTCACCGTGACGGCGGGACAGGACGCCACGTTTACCTCCACCGCGAGCTCCACCGGCGGCACCCTCAGCGTGTCCTGGCAGTCGAGCCCGGACGGGGAAACCTGGACCACGATACCGGGAGCCACCCACACCACGCTCACGGTACCCGCCGCCGAGGCCGTCACCGGCACCCGCTATCGGGCGCTCCATAAAAACGATGTCACCGGCCAGGAGGCGCTATCGACGTCCGCCCTCCTCACGGTAACCCCCGCGGTCGTGGGCCCGCCAACCACCCCGGAGCCCACCCCGCCGACCACCGTGCCCCCCACCGATCCCGCGGATCGCCCCGGCGGCGGGCTCGCGGGCACCGGCGCGGAGCAGGGCCCGCTCTTTCTCTCCCTCGGCCTCATGTTTATGCTGCTGCTTGCCGGGGCCGGGCTTCTCTATCGGGGCGGAAACCGGTCGCCCCGCGGAGAGGCCGGATAA
- a CDS encoding long-chain-fatty-acid--CoA ligase, translating into MSTAFVTKPWLSAYAPGVPFEIEEVTETLVDMIDSSVHRFTNSPALDFFGRSVSYSEVGDQISRAANGLRRLGVKKGDRVALVLPNCPQHIIAFYAVLRLGAIAVEHNPLYTERELRHQFEDHGATVAIVWDKLHAVVQGFPASMGVDTVIAVDVTRAMPFATRTALRLPVAKARESREALTAGRLDSHALTWSGLVNNRRLRRSHPRPGLEDTAVLQYTSGTTGTPKGAILSHRNLRANASQGEAWVQGLRPGREVVYAILPMFHAYGLTLCVTFAMSIGARLVLLPKFDEKLVLDAMKRTPATFLPAVPPIYSRLVDAAEARGVSLSGIRNAISGAMSLPVATVRKWEDATGGLLVEGYGMTESSPVALGNPMGPSRRPGTVGVPFPSTEIRVIDPKDPTVDRGFEEEGELLVRGPQVFGGYWNRPDDTAMTLLPGGWLRTGDVVTVSEDGYVTIVDRLKELIITGGFNVAPTEVETVLNGHPDVIEASVVGLPSSTGGEKVVAAAVLREGADLSAAQLREWAHDRMAAYKVPRRITLIEELPRSIVGKVLRREVRELLIAAETGDNGVQQG; encoded by the coding sequence ATGAGCACAGCGTTCGTGACTAAACCCTGGCTGAGTGCGTATGCGCCCGGGGTGCCCTTCGAAATCGAGGAGGTAACCGAGACGCTTGTTGATATGATCGACAGCTCGGTGCACCGCTTCACCAATAGCCCGGCCCTGGACTTCTTCGGCCGCTCCGTGAGCTATTCCGAGGTGGGGGACCAGATCTCCCGCGCGGCCAATGGCCTGCGCCGCCTCGGCGTGAAGAAGGGCGATCGGGTGGCGCTGGTGCTCCCCAATTGCCCGCAGCACATCATCGCGTTTTATGCGGTCCTGCGCCTGGGGGCGATCGCCGTGGAGCATAACCCGCTCTATACCGAGCGCGAGCTGCGCCATCAATTTGAGGATCACGGCGCAACCGTGGCCATCGTCTGGGATAAATTGCATGCGGTTGTGCAGGGATTCCCCGCCTCGATGGGCGTGGATACCGTGATCGCCGTGGACGTGACCCGGGCGATGCCCTTCGCCACCCGCACCGCCCTGCGCCTGCCCGTGGCCAAGGCCCGCGAGTCCCGCGAGGCGCTCACAGCGGGCCGGCTCGACTCGCATGCGCTTACCTGGAGTGGGCTTGTGAATAATCGCCGGCTGCGCCGCTCGCACCCGCGTCCCGGGCTCGAGGACACCGCGGTGCTGCAATATACCAGCGGCACCACCGGCACCCCCAAGGGTGCGATTCTCAGCCACCGTAACCTGCGCGCGAACGCGAGCCAGGGCGAGGCCTGGGTGCAGGGCCTGCGCCCCGGGCGCGAGGTGGTCTACGCGATCCTGCCGATGTTCCACGCCTATGGGCTCACCCTGTGTGTCACGTTTGCGATGAGTATCGGCGCGCGGCTCGTGCTGCTTCCCAAATTTGACGAGAAGCTGGTCCTGGACGCGATGAAGCGCACCCCGGCCACGTTCCTGCCCGCGGTTCCGCCGATCTATAGCCGCCTGGTGGATGCCGCCGAGGCGCGGGGAGTCTCGCTCTCCGGCATTCGTAACGCGATCTCGGGGGCGATGAGCCTCCCGGTGGCCACCGTGCGGAAATGGGAGGACGCCACCGGCGGCCTGCTGGTGGAGGGCTATGGCATGACCGAGTCCTCGCCCGTGGCGCTGGGCAATCCGATGGGTCCCTCGCGCCGCCCCGGTACCGTGGGTGTGCCGTTCCCGAGCACCGAGATCCGGGTGATCGATCCGAAGGATCCCACGGTGGATCGCGGATTTGAGGAGGAGGGCGAGCTGCTGGTGCGCGGCCCGCAGGTTTTTGGGGGCTATTGGAACCGCCCCGATGACACCGCGATGACGCTGCTGCCGGGAGGCTGGTTGCGCACGGGCGATGTGGTCACGGTATCCGAGGATGGCTATGTCACGATCGTGGACCGCCTCAAGGAACTGATCATCACCGGCGGCTTTAACGTGGCCCCCACCGAGGTGGAAACCGTATTAAACGGGCACCCCGATGTGATCGAGGCCTCGGTGGTGGGGCTGCCCTCAAGCACCGGCGGCGAAAAGGTTGTGGCCGCCGCGGTCCTGCGCGAGGGGGCGGACCTATCCGCGGCACAGCTGCGCGAATGGGCCCACGACCGGATGGCGGCCTATAAGGTGCCCCGCCGGATCACGCTGATCGAGGAGCTGCCGCGCTCGATCGTGGGTAAGGTGCTGCGCCGCGAGGTGCGCGAATTGCTGATCGCCGCCGAGACCGGCGATAACGGCGTGCAGCAGGGTTAG
- a CDS encoding DEAD/DEAH box helicase, whose protein sequence is MSAEPGQGPRIGTSAAEHLSPTFPERAAWGTAGKLRAWQAEAIELYFQKEPRDFLAAATPGAGKTTFALRLAAELLARRVVERVTVVAPTEHLKKQWADAAHRAGIRLDPYFSNKDRRYGSHYHGVVVTYAQVAMRAELHREITESHRTLVILDEVHHGGDALSWGDSIREAFEPAVRRLSLTGTPFRSDTAPIPFVTYAPDHQGIRTSLTDYNYGYGRALQDGVVRPVMFMVYAGHMRWRTKAGDEMEARLGEGNTKDITSQAWRTALDPKGEWIPQVLDSANKRLSEVRLGIPDAGGLVIATDHYSARAYAAILRDLTGEPVTVVLSDEKEASDRIEEFSQNTSRWMVAVRMVSEGVDVPRLAVGVYATSSSTPLFFAQAIGRFVRARRRGETASVFLPNVPQLMNLAAALELERDHALDRPASDEGDFYNPEDAMVAAANREEKGSDTLGEELFSFEAMSSSANFDRVVFDGQEFGGYAEPGTDEELDFIGLPGILEPEQVHELLTQRQQRQTRRASEREASGEKPSENTPEPLYRTLKEQRSLLNSLVGLYAKHTGDPHGLVHAELRRVCGGPAVPQASVTQLQARIVYLRKRLGSGR, encoded by the coding sequence ATGTCAGCGGAACCGGGCCAGGGCCCCAGAATCGGTACCTCCGCGGCCGAGCATCTCTCGCCGACCTTCCCGGAGCGCGCCGCCTGGGGTACCGCGGGCAAGCTGCGGGCCTGGCAGGCCGAGGCCATCGAGCTTTATTTCCAGAAGGAACCGCGAGATTTCCTGGCGGCCGCCACCCCCGGGGCCGGAAAAACCACGTTTGCGCTGCGGCTGGCGGCCGAGCTCCTGGCCCGCCGGGTTGTGGAGCGCGTCACCGTGGTGGCGCCCACCGAGCATCTGAAAAAGCAGTGGGCCGATGCCGCGCACCGGGCCGGTATCCGCCTCGACCCCTATTTCAGCAATAAGGATCGCCGCTATGGCAGCCACTATCACGGCGTCGTGGTGACCTATGCGCAGGTGGCGATGCGCGCCGAGCTGCACCGCGAGATCACCGAGTCGCACCGCACCCTGGTGATCCTCGACGAGGTGCACCACGGCGGCGATGCCCTCAGCTGGGGCGATTCGATTCGCGAGGCCTTTGAGCCCGCCGTGCGCCGCCTCTCGCTCACCGGTACCCCGTTCCGCTCGGATACCGCCCCCATTCCCTTTGTCACCTATGCGCCCGATCATCAGGGCATCCGCACCTCGCTCACCGACTATAACTACGGCTATGGGCGGGCGCTGCAGGACGGCGTGGTGCGCCCCGTGATGTTTATGGTTTATGCGGGCCATATGCGCTGGCGCACCAAGGCCGGCGATGAGATGGAGGCCCGCCTCGGCGAGGGCAATACCAAGGACATCACCTCGCAGGCCTGGCGCACGGCGCTGGATCCCAAGGGGGAGTGGATTCCGCAGGTCCTCGACTCCGCCAATAAGCGGCTGAGCGAGGTGCGCCTCGGCATCCCCGATGCCGGCGGCCTGGTGATCGCCACCGATCATTATTCGGCCCGCGCCTATGCCGCAATCCTGCGTGATCTCACGGGCGAGCCGGTCACCGTGGTGCTCTCCGACGAAAAGGAGGCCTCCGACCGCATCGAGGAGTTCTCGCAGAATACCTCGCGCTGGATGGTGGCCGTGCGGATGGTATCCGAGGGCGTGGATGTGCCGCGCCTGGCCGTGGGCGTTTATGCCACGTCCTCCTCCACCCCGCTGTTTTTTGCGCAGGCCATCGGCCGCTTTGTGCGCGCCCGCCGCCGCGGAGAGACAGCCTCGGTATTCCTGCCCAATGTGCCCCAGCTGATGAATCTGGCGGCGGCGCTGGAGCTGGAACGCGATCACGCGCTGGATCGCCCCGCGAGCGATGAGGGCGATTTTTATAACCCCGAGGATGCGATGGTCGCCGCGGCCAATCGCGAGGAGAAGGGCTCCGATACCCTCGGCGAGGAGCTATTCTCCTTCGAGGCGATGAGCTCCTCCGCCAATTTTGATCGGGTGGTTTTTGACGGCCAGGAATTTGGCGGTTATGCCGAGCCCGGAACCGATGAGGAGCTCGACTTCATCGGCCTGCCCGGCATCCTTGAGCCCGAACAGGTTCATGAGCTCCTGACCCAGCGCCAGCAGCGGCAGACCCGGCGCGCCTCCGAGCGCGAGGCCTCGGGTGAGAAACCCTCCGAGAATACGCCCGAGCCGCTCTATCGCACGCTCAAGGAGCAGCGCAGCCTGCTCAATAGCCTGGTGGGGCTCTATGCCAAGCACACGGGCGATCCGCACGGCCTGGTTCATGCCGAGCTGCGCCGCGTGTGCGGGGGCCCCGCGGTGCCGCAGGCCAGTGTCACCCAGCTGCAGGCGCGCATCGTCTATCTGCGTAAGCGTCTCGGCAGCGGCCGCTAG
- a CDS encoding SGNH/GDSL hydrolase family protein, with protein sequence MTSAEPTDNGTVHPWRRYVAIGDSFTEGIGDPEPSLPGGNRGWADRVAEVLARDVPDFAYANLAVRGKLIGQIINDQIEPALALHPDLITLCAGGNDVIRPGTDPDEIAEKLDGAVRRLSRDGATIVLFTGVDTGFSPVMRALRGKVAIYNENVRTVAQRYDCIVADQWALSEIQDQGMWSPDRLHLNPLGHHTVARMVLDALNVPNDLEPLRPQAVPESSWRHARAEDLAWARAHLVPWVIRRLRHQSSGDNMSAKRPEAAPLHSAEDGH encoded by the coding sequence GTGACATCAGCAGAACCAACCGATAACGGCACCGTCCATCCATGGCGGCGCTATGTGGCCATCGGCGATTCCTTTACCGAGGGCATCGGCGATCCCGAGCCGAGCCTGCCCGGCGGAAACCGCGGCTGGGCCGATCGTGTGGCCGAGGTGCTGGCGCGGGATGTCCCGGATTTTGCCTATGCCAACCTGGCCGTGCGCGGCAAGCTTATTGGGCAGATCATTAACGACCAGATCGAGCCGGCCCTCGCGCTGCACCCCGATCTGATCACGCTCTGCGCCGGGGGCAATGACGTCATCCGGCCCGGCACCGATCCCGATGAGATCGCCGAGAAGCTCGACGGCGCCGTGCGCCGCCTCTCGCGCGATGGAGCCACCATCGTGCTCTTCACAGGCGTGGACACCGGGTTTTCCCCGGTCATGCGCGCGCTGCGCGGCAAGGTCGCGATCTATAACGAAAATGTGCGCACCGTGGCCCAGCGCTATGACTGCATTGTGGCCGATCAGTGGGCACTGTCCGAGATTCAGGATCAGGGCATGTGGTCCCCCGACCGCCTGCACCTTAACCCGCTGGGCCATCACACCGTGGCCCGAATGGTCCTGGATGCGCTGAATGTTCCCAACGACCTGGAGCCGCTGCGTCCGCAGGCGGTTCCCGAGTCCTCGTGGCGGCATGCCCGCGCCGAGGATCTGGCCTGGGCCCGGGCCCACCTGGTCCCCTGGGTGATTCGCCGGCTGCGCCACCAGTCCTCGGGAGATAACATGAGCGCCAAGCGCCCCGAGGCCGCGCCGCTGCACTCCGCCGAGGACGGCCACTAG
- a CDS encoding D-alanyl-D-alanine carboxypeptidase family protein, translating to MSHTSGARALHRPARRRSPLFGISVILVVLLGIYAAYALLRAVPDATATPEPVSRSLTTAVTPLAWPGTPAVAAVGAVGFDGVLASSGSQARTPIASMTKTITALVVLDAKPLAQGEDGPDYTFTELDAKIYEDTVREGGSRAPVVVGATVTERQLLEGLMLPSGNNYAITLATWAYGSMDKFLDAARVWLDKNGLTDTVLADASGINPGSQSSPPNLIEIGKLALAHPVLSAVVGEKVVNIPGVGEVKNTNSLLGTDGIIGLKTGTTIVAGACLLFAAEQKIDDKTVTVVGVVIGAEDHKSLFSAVPTLLGTVKDALHRVTLVESGDVIARVDTAWGARANVVATQTERVLTWQDSWVDREVTLEVPNSGRGGEAAGHVTFTEDGKKTVVPVVLGEKLAGPSAWWRLTHPW from the coding sequence GTGTCTCATACCTCCGGCGCCCGCGCGCTGCATCGCCCCGCCCGCCGCCGCTCCCCACTCTTTGGCATCTCGGTCATCCTCGTGGTGTTGCTGGGAATCTATGCCGCCTATGCGCTGCTGCGCGCCGTCCCCGATGCCACGGCCACTCCCGAGCCCGTCTCCCGCTCGCTGACCACCGCGGTCACGCCGCTGGCCTGGCCCGGAACCCCCGCGGTCGCCGCGGTGGGGGCCGTGGGCTTTGACGGGGTCCTCGCCTCGAGCGGATCGCAGGCGCGCACCCCGATCGCGAGCATGACCAAAACCATCACCGCGCTTGTGGTGCTGGATGCCAAGCCGCTCGCCCAGGGCGAGGATGGGCCCGACTATACGTTCACCGAGCTGGACGCCAAGATTTATGAGGACACCGTGCGCGAGGGCGGATCGCGCGCCCCCGTGGTGGTGGGGGCCACCGTGACCGAGCGCCAGCTCCTCGAGGGCCTGATGCTGCCCTCGGGCAATAATTATGCGATCACGCTGGCCACCTGGGCCTATGGCTCGATGGATAAATTCCTCGACGCCGCCCGCGTCTGGCTGGATAAAAATGGCCTGACCGATACCGTCCTGGCCGATGCCAGCGGCATTAATCCGGGCAGCCAGAGCTCCCCTCCCAACCTGATCGAGATCGGCAAGCTTGCCCTCGCCCATCCTGTGCTCTCCGCGGTGGTGGGGGAGAAGGTCGTGAATATCCCCGGGGTGGGAGAGGTCAAAAACACCAACTCCCTGCTCGGCACCGACGGCATCATCGGGCTGAAAACCGGCACCACCATCGTGGCCGGCGCCTGCCTGCTTTTTGCCGCGGAACAAAAAATTGACGATAAAACCGTGACCGTTGTGGGCGTGGTGATCGGCGCGGAGGACCATAAATCGCTCTTCAGCGCGGTGCCCACGCTGCTCGGCACGGTGAAGGACGCCCTGCACCGGGTGACCCTCGTGGAATCCGGCGATGTGATCGCCCGCGTGGATACCGCCTGGGGTGCCCGGGCGAACGTGGTGGCCACCCAGACCGAGCGGGTGCTCACCTGGCAGGACTCCTGGGTGGACCGCGAGGTCACGCTGGAGGTTCCCAACTCGGGGCGCGGCGGCGAGGCCGCGGGGCACGTGACGTTCACCGAGGACGGCAAAAAAACCGTGGTTCCGGTGGTGCTGGGCGAAAAGCTCGCGGGCCCCTCGGCCTGGTGGCGGCTCACGCACCCCTGGTAG
- a CDS encoding TrmH family RNA methyltransferase, producing MRVIPIGPDDLESLTDYSRLTDVALRKVSEPEGGLYIAESSKVIGRALAAGHIPRSILLSEKWLDALAPALEPFPDLPVYMGDPATLEALTGFHLHRGALAAMHRPELPTMVDLLRDARRVVILEDIVDHTNVGAIFRAVAGLGADAVLISPRCADPLYRRSVRVSMGTVLQVPWTRMPEWPESREILDAAGFHVAALALDERAVTLDEFSTSAPEKIAIMLGSEGDGLSRQALHHADSTVIIPMLHGVDSLNVASASAVALWELRVRNLPGTA from the coding sequence TTGCGCGTAATCCCCATCGGCCCCGATGACCTTGAGTCCCTCACCGATTATTCGCGCCTGACCGATGTGGCGCTGCGCAAGGTCTCCGAGCCCGAGGGTGGCCTCTATATTGCCGAGTCCAGCAAGGTGATCGGCCGGGCGCTGGCCGCGGGACATATTCCGCGCTCGATTCTCCTCTCCGAAAAATGGCTGGATGCGCTCGCCCCGGCCCTGGAACCCTTCCCCGATCTGCCCGTATATATGGGAGATCCCGCCACGCTTGAGGCGCTGACAGGTTTTCACCTGCACCGCGGGGCCCTCGCGGCCATGCACCGCCCCGAACTGCCCACCATGGTGGACCTGCTGCGTGATGCGCGCCGCGTGGTGATCCTGGAGGACATCGTGGATCACACCAATGTGGGCGCGATCTTCCGCGCGGTGGCCGGGCTGGGGGCCGATGCCGTGCTGATCTCCCCCCGCTGCGCGGATCCCCTCTATCGCCGCAGCGTGCGCGTGAGCATGGGCACCGTGCTCCAGGTGCCGTGGACGCGCATGCCCGAATGGCCCGAATCGCGCGAAATCCTCGACGCGGCGGGCTTCCACGTCGCGGCGCTTGCGCTGGATGAGCGCGCGGTGACCCTGGATGAATTTTCCACCTCCGCCCCCGAGAAGATCGCGATCATGCTGGGCAGCGAGGGGGACGGGCTGAGCCGGCAGGCGCTGCATCACGCCGATAGCACCGTGATCATCCCGATGCTGCACGGCGTGGACTCCCTGAACGTGGCGAGTGCCAGCGCGGTGGCGCTCTGGGAATTGCGTGTGCGTAATCTCCCCGGAACGGCCTAG
- a CDS encoding Sir2 family NAD-dependent protein deacetylase, translating into MHAPSPAPGTTGTPDLNTVADLLHGRRLAVLTGAGVSTDSGIPDYRGPGAPVRTPMTGQQFLASAESRRRYWAGSHLGWRLMGRARPNAAHALLAEWEARGRVHGAITQNVDGLHRQAGTRKLVELHGSLDRVYCLDCGQGFAREAIAEQINAANPWLGELGDHEADRLNPDGDAEVPELARFLAPACTLCGGILKPDVVFFGETVPVARFARARDIVAGAEALLVVGSSLTVNSGIRLLEQARRDDSPIVIINRGRTGGHTRAALNVEGSAAPTLAALDALLRERD; encoded by the coding sequence ATGCACGCACCCTCACCCGCGCCAGGCACCACCGGCACCCCCGACCTCAATACGGTCGCGGATCTTCTGCACGGCCGCCGCCTCGCGGTACTCACCGGGGCGGGTGTGTCCACGGATTCCGGAATCCCCGATTATCGCGGACCGGGAGCCCCCGTGCGCACGCCGATGACCGGGCAACAGTTTCTGGCCAGTGCCGAATCCCGGCGACGCTATTGGGCGGGCAGCCACCTCGGCTGGCGGCTGATGGGGCGCGCCCGCCCCAATGCCGCGCATGCGCTGCTCGCCGAGTGGGAGGCCCGCGGGCGGGTACACGGCGCGATCACCCAAAACGTGGACGGGCTGCACCGGCAGGCGGGCACCCGCAAGCTCGTGGAGCTGCACGGCAGCCTCGACCGGGTGTACTGCCTGGACTGCGGGCAGGGTTTTGCCCGCGAGGCCATTGCGGAGCAGATTAACGCCGCCAATCCCTGGCTCGGCGAGCTCGGCGATCATGAGGCCGATCGGCTTAACCCCGATGGCGATGCCGAGGTGCCCGAGCTGGCGCGCTTCCTCGCCCCTGCCTGCACGCTTTGCGGCGGGATCCTCAAGCCCGATGTGGTGTTTTTTGGGGAGACGGTTCCGGTCGCGCGTTTTGCCCGCGCCCGCGATATCGTGGCCGGGGCCGAGGCTCTGCTGGTGGTGGGCTCCTCGCTCACCGTGAACTCCGGCATCCGCCTGCTAGAGCAGGCCCGCCGCGATGACTCGCCGATCGTGATTATTAACCGCGGCCGCACGGGAGGCCATACCCGGGCCGCCCTGAACGTGGAGGGCTCGGCCGCGCCCACGCTCGCCGCGCTGGACGCGCTGCTGCGCGAGCGGGACTAG